ATATCTGTTTCCGGCTGAATATGATTCCAAAGATCGATACTCTGCTCAAGCTTTCATCAGAAAGCTTTAAATGATTGAATTTATAAGCTGTTTTTTCTACAATGATCTGGTTATGTTCATCCAACTCATCTTGCCAGATTTTATCCACAACAAAGTAATACACAGGAATACTTATCATCAGAACGATAAGAACATAGATGATAAAAGGTTTGGTGGTTTTGTTTAAAAGTGGATTCAAATTAATAGGTTGAGTTTAAAGTTGATGTATTTAGAAAATGGTAGTTTATTGTAATTTGTTGCAATTTAGTATTTATTTGATTGCAATTTTATGCTTAAATAATGAGGCAATTTCTCTATTGTTTTGTCATTCGACCGAAGTAAGAAAGTTGTTTTGTAAAACATTCAAACTTTACCATCTAACAATCCAGATTCCGTCTCTATCACCTCATAATCAATCTAAGCTTCCCACTTATACCCCGTTCCATAGACTGTTTTAAGATAGTGTTCACAACCTGCATCATATAACTTCTTTTTAAGGTTTTTGACATGAGCGTAAACAAAATCATGATTATCAAGCATATCTGCAAAATCTCCGGAAAGGTGTTCTGCCAAGGTACTTTTAGAAATAACTTTATTCTTGTTTCCTATGAAATAGATCAGGAGGTCAAATTCTTTTTTGGTGAGCGCAATTGTTTCATCATTAACGGCCACTGTTTTAGCCAGAAGGTCGATCTGAAGTTCATTTTGTTTAACCACATTGGAACTGCTGAACTGTTTTCTTCGGATAATGGAATATATCCTTGCCATAAGTTCAGAAAGATGAAAAGGTTTGGTAAGGTAATCATCAGCCCCCAGCTTCAGGCCTTCAATCTTATCATCCAAAGCATTTTTGGCCGAAATAATGATCACACCATCCTGCTTATTTTGCTTTTTTAATTCCTCCAGAATTCTGAGACCATTTCCATCAGGAAGCATGATATCCAATAGGATACAATCATACTCGAACATTTCTATTTTACTCATGGCTTCACTAAAGGTGGCCGCATTTTCACAGAGATAATTTTCCTCAGATAAATATTCGGCGATACTTTTGGCGAGTTCGGCTTCGTCTTCAACAATTAGAATTTTCATGGGATAAATCTATCATTAAATTTTGAAGAAATTTTGAACTTCAAAATAAATAATCCTGAGAATAAATGTACCAAAAAAGAATTTGATTTTTGCACTATTTATCCCTCGAAAAACTTTAAAAGGATATTTTGAGGGAGTTTTTATCATATATTTCATAAATTTACACAGCAGTTTCAAATTGAGACCTGTATTAAAATTCTTCCCAGGTGAAAATTCACAACAAAAAAAAGTACCTAAGTTTTCTAAAATTTAAAAGAGATTTCCAAAAATATGGATTGGAAAAAGCCCGCAGTTATGAGCTCATCCTGCATTGGCTGAATAATAGACTGAGCCGGAATCAGTTCCTTGTGCTTTCCGGAATTTTGGTAGGATGTACAGCCGGATTAGCAGGAGTGATTCTGAAAACGTTGGTGCACAACATTCACTATTTCATTACCAATAAGGTTCATTTTGAATATCAGATCTTATTCTATATCGTTTTTCCTTTTCTAGGAATTGTCCTGACTACTTTGATTGTCCTGACATTATTTAAAGGACAAGATCGAAAAGGTATTGGTGCCATTCTTTATGAAATTGCCCAAAATTCAAGTATTGTAGCTTCCGTGAAAATGTATTCTCAGGTGATCCAAAGTGCAGTTACTGTTGGATTAGGAGGATCTGCCGGATTGGAGAGCCCATTGCGGTTACCGGAGCTGCCATTGGATCTAATTTTGCACAGACTTACAGGCTTAATTATAAGGAACGTACCTTACTACTTGCTGCCGGAGCTACTGCCGGAATTGCATCTGCATTTAATGCTCCCATTGCTGGGATAATGTTTGCTTTTGAGATATTGTTAACTGGTGTGGTTTTTACTGATTTTATTCCATTGGTAGTGGCAGCAGTTTGTGGAAGTCTTTTGTCCAGGATATTGCTTCAGGAGGATGTGCTTTTCAGATTTTATACCAGAGATGCCTTTAACTATAAAAACTTACCTTATTATTTAATTTTAGGTCTTGTCACTGGATTATATGCCCGATATTTTGTGATTATTTCTCAAAAGGTAGAACATTTTATAAAAAAGCTTCAACTTTCAAAAATGCGTAAGGCCATGTTTGGAGGGGCGGTGCTTTCTTTGCTTTGTGTTCTTTTTCCGCCATTATTCGGAGAGGGATATGATACTGTGAAAGCTTTCACCAACGGAAATACGCATTCTATTATTGAAAACAGTTTTTTCAGATATTTTGAAATTGGTGATTGGACAATTATTGTCTTTTTAATATTGGTATTATTATTAAAGGCTTTTGCCACCTCATTTACCATATTCAGTGGTGGAAACGGAGGAAACTTTGCACCCTCTCTTTTTGCTGGTGGAACATTAGGTTATTTGTTTGCCTTAATTTGTCAGCATATAGGATTTACGGATGTTCCGGTAACTAATCTTGTGCTGGTAGGAATGGCCGGAGCCATGAGTGGCGTTATGTATGCACCGCTTACTGCCATATTTCTGATTGCAGAATCTAGTTTTGGATATGATTTGTTTATCCCATTGATGATTGTATCCATTATATCTTATCTTATTGCAAAATGGTTCTCTCCTATTTCTCCGGAACTGAAATCTCTTGCTGATGAAGGAAAGATATTTACCAATAAGCATGATAAAAACCTTCTTTTTGCCCTAAGAACTGACGATTTTATTGATAAATATTCTCAAACTATTCAGGAAAGTGCTTCTATTGCTGAGCTTTTTGAACTGGTGAAAAACGGAAATAAAAATATTTTTGCGATAGTAGATGATTCGAGAAAGCTAAAAGGAGTCTTAACGCTGGATGATGTAAGACCTTATCTTTTTAACAAAGAATTTGATACTTCACAAGCGGTTGTTCAGATTATGAAAACCCCGCCAGCCATAGTTCATCCGGAAAATAAACCTTTGGAAATTCTTCAAACTTTTGATGATACCGGAGTATGGAATCTTCCTGTTGTGAGTACAGGTAATGATTTATAGGGTTTATTTCCAAATCTTCTATTTTAATGAGTTATAGACAGTTGTTGAAAGATTATTCGGATTAATAGCTGTTGAACCAACCCGTCAAATCTATGATTTGACACCCTCTGAAGGATGGAATATCACGTCTTCAATTGTGATATTTGATGGAAATTGGAGATCATGGATTTTCAAAAACTTAAGTGTACTTCTCAAAAACAGTTAGTTGTCACTTAAAAATAAACTGAGATCCTACGGAATGACAAAGATAAATAGTCTAATTATTTATTCTTAAAATAGAGAAAAATAAAATCCGTTCAGCACTACACTGAACGGATTTTTTTAATCTAATAATGATGATTGAAAATTAATTGCTCACTTTAGTAAGCAAATTAATATCTTCCTGATCTAAAATAAGTTTAGGGGCATTAAATAATGTTTCAAGCTGTGAAGAACTTGTTGCACTTACAATTGGAGCAGTAATCAATGGGTTGGATAATAACCACGCCAATGCTACAGTTCCCTGATTGCTGTGATGTTTTTCACTTACCTGATCCAAAGCTTTTAATACTTCAAGGCCTTTAGGATTTAAATATTTTCTTACACCTTCTCCTCTGGCGCTTTTAGCAAGATCTGATTCATCACGATATTTTCCGGTTAAGAATCCTGCTGCTAATGACCAATAAGGAAATACGCTCAGGTCAAACTGTTCTACCAAAGGAGCATAGTTTTTCTCAAAGCCTTCTCTTTCCAATAAGTTATAATGAGGTTGTAATGCTACATATTTAGGAAGATTGTTCTTTTCAGAGGCTTCAAAAGATGCTTTTAAACGTTCAGGAGAAAGATTAGAAGCTGCAATATAACGTACTTTTCCGGCTTTAATGATTTCATTATACGCTGAAAGTGTTTCTTCTACCGGTGTTGTATGATCATCAAAATGCGTATAATAAAGATCAATATGATCCGTCTGAAGTCTTTGCAGAGATTCGTCAACTGATTTTAGAATATGCTTTTTACTGATGTCAAATCCATGTTCCTTGGTTTCAGAGCCTACTTTAGTAGCCAAAACAATATCTTTACGGTTGTTGCGGTTTTTCATCCATTTTCCGATGATCTCTTCAGATTGTCCTCCTTTTCCATTTACCCACCATGAATAGGTATCTGCAGTATCTACAAAATTAAACCCGGCTTCAGTAAACTGATCCAGTATATCAAAGGATTGCTTTTCATCCAATGTCCATCCGAAAACATTTCCTCCAAAGTTAATAGGAGCTACTTCTAAATCAGTGTTTTTGATCTGTCTTTTTTCCATAAAAATAATTTTACTAACTGAAATCTAAGGTAAGGAATATTATACGGTATAACTATTCAAAATAGCCATATGACCTATAGTTATTATAAATGGAAAAGCCGATGTCTACTCGTTTATTTTGCTGAATGCAATAATAAAAAACAGCCTTAATAAAAGGCTGCTCTATCTGAATGGCTGGATTAACGTAAAGTCGCAAGTTTTATCTCTATTGTGTATATTTTTAAGGCGCTAGAAAATCAAAGATTTTCAGAAAGGGTAACGTTGATATTTTTTTTTCACTAATGGACTAATATTTTTAACAGAACTCAATTTTATCATAGATAACATCTTTGCGCCTTAAAGCATTATGTAGGTAAAAAAACTTGCGTCTTTGCGTTTACCAACATATTTAATTATTTTTCGACCTGAGGAATTTCAAGTACCACAAGCATTTGTTTATATTCTTGAAGCTGGTGATTAATTGTCTGTAATCCCTGCTTGAAGAATGTTGATGTATTGAATAGATTTTGATAATATTCTACGCCTTCCAGCATATTCTTTTTAAATGCATTCCATTTCTTTGTTTGAGATTGACTAATTTGTATTGATGTATTTTCGACTTCCTTTTTCAGATACTCAACATACATTTTCAACTCATTAATGAATATATTGGGGCGATTGTTATCGGGTAGAATATTTGTATTTCCATAAATATGTTTTACCATTTCCGAAAGGGAAACTTCTTTATCAAAGAAAGCAATATTAGGTCCCGGACAGATAACCACTCCCTGTTTCTCGCCTTTAATCTCCATTCCCTGTTCCATATAGGCGGCATTCACAAGCCCAACACAAAGACAGGCTTTATCTGTAATTTCAGTCTTTTTCCTATTGAACTCTTCTGCAGAAAGGGTTTCCTTTTGAGTATAAAGTTCATTGAGCTTAATATCCTGATATTTTCTGGAAGCTGTACAGGTTCCTTCCGGAGAATATTCTTTGCTTAAGGCCAACAGCTTTTTAGGGCAAGAACTTCCATACTTTCCTTGGGCTTCTTTTTGATATTTTAATATTTCATTGGAAGTTCCCTTTATTGTATTGAAAGGTACTCCAAGAGGTGAAATCTGACTCAGATAAAAGTCTTTTTCCTTAGCCTTTAAAAGAAGATTTCTTGTTTCGGTATCTACGGAAGTCGCTTCGGGAACAAGTAAAAATGGCGATCCCCAGCCTACACTGTCTACGTGATAATTGCTTAATAGAAATTGATGCTCTTCAGAAGTACCCACACCTCCTTGTACGGTAATTTTCATTTCTAAAGGCTTAGAAACAGTCGGTTTCCCTTTTTGTTCTAAAGCCTTGCTCATTAAATCATGAGCCGATTGTATGAGATCACTCTTTTTCTGTCTGAATTCCTCCATGATAGGGCCTAAAAGCATTCCTTCTGTAGCAAATGCATGACCACCACAGTTCAATCCGGATTCTATTCTGTACTCAGAAACCCATAATCCTTTTTTGG
This is a stretch of genomic DNA from Chryseobacterium tructae. It encodes these proteins:
- a CDS encoding chloride channel protein, producing the protein MGSNFAQTYRLNYKERTLLLAAGATAGIASAFNAPIAGIMFAFEILLTGVVFTDFIPLVVAAVCGSLLSRILLQEDVLFRFYTRDAFNYKNLPYYLILGLVTGLYARYFVIISQKVEHFIKKLQLSKMRKAMFGGAVLSLLCVLFPPLFGEGYDTVKAFTNGNTHSIIENSFFRYFEIGDWTIIVFLILVLLLKAFATSFTIFSGGNGGNFAPSLFAGGTLGYLFALICQHIGFTDVPVTNLVLVGMAGAMSGVMYAPLTAIFLIAESSFGYDLFIPLMIVSIISYLIAKWFSPISPELKSLADEGKIFTNKHDKNLLFALRTDDFIDKYSQTIQESASIAELFELVKNGNKNIFAIVDDSRKLKGVLTLDDVRPYLFNKEFDTSQAVVQIMKTPPAIVHPENKPLEILQTFDDTGVWNLPVVSTGNDL
- a CDS encoding response regulator transcription factor, encoding MKILIVEDEAELAKSIAEYLSEENYLCENAATFSEAMSKIEMFEYDCILLDIMLPDGNGLRILEELKKQNKQDGVIIISAKNALDDKIEGLKLGADDYLTKPFHLSELMARIYSIIRRKQFSSSNVVKQNELQIDLLAKTVAVNDETIALTKKEFDLLIYFIGNKNKVISKSTLAEHLSGDFADMLDNHDFVYAHVKNLKKKLYDAGCEHYLKTVYGTGYKWEA
- a CDS encoding aldo/keto reductase — its product is MEKRQIKNTDLEVAPINFGGNVFGWTLDEKQSFDILDQFTEAGFNFVDTADTYSWWVNGKGGQSEEIIGKWMKNRNNRKDIVLATKVGSETKEHGFDISKKHILKSVDESLQRLQTDHIDLYYTHFDDHTTPVEETLSAYNEIIKAGKVRYIAASNLSPERLKASFEASEKNNLPKYVALQPHYNLLEREGFEKNYAPLVEQFDLSVFPYWSLAAGFLTGKYRDESDLAKSARGEGVRKYLNPKGLEVLKALDQVSEKHHSNQGTVALAWLLSNPLITAPIVSATSSSQLETLFNAPKLILDQEDINLLTKVSN